The Drosophila nasuta strain 15112-1781.00 chromosome 2L, ASM2355853v1, whole genome shotgun sequence genome window below encodes:
- the LOC132787488 gene encoding fibrinogen-like protein 1 isoform X1 yields MDRIKFKGVLFLMVLQILLVATTTGDETYESDQKTVKPLLDIIRQLRNKLEQSETKEKQISELNSDLMEKYYEIVRIHETFMKEAALLNEYKNKVIKGDNDLQLCKNKVDKSESEINSQQNIILKLKEQLTDKSTNLENCQVQLKSVNSSLIEKDENIKRFSENIKNNTERQKTLELELEKSKSIIIKHEKDIQLCRSENNKLNRTSENIRKEQKKFQLKLTESETKLSQSELDKLNATTCLPFGDYSGVHQLNVSGIGLFNVLCDSQLAGPGWIVIQQRVREYENFTRDWATYRKGFGSFESDFFLGLEKIHRITSLQRFELYIHLVALNGRTYNARYDDFKISDEDNGYALNLGKFNGTNIDDDMRDSENMKFTTFDHDNDEDDNRNCAVWHESGWWYNDCDICSLNTPYPFCWNFPSGQFIFLKEVKMLIRPTEEMKK; encoded by the exons atggacagaataaaatttaaaggaGTTTTGTTTCTGATGGTCCTTCAAATATTATTGGTGGCTACAACAACTGGAGATGAA ACGTATGAATCAGACCAAAAAACTGTGAAACCGTTGCTCGATATTATTAGACAGCTCAGAAATAAGTTAGAACAAAGTGAAACTAAGGAAAAGCAGATAAGTGAATTAAATTCTGATCTTATggaaaaatattatgaaattgtaAGAATTCATGAAACATTCATGAAGGAGGCAGCTCTATTAAatgagtataaaaacaaagtaatcAAAGGGGACAacgatttgcaattgtgtaaaaataaagttgataaatctgaatctgaaattaattcacaacaaaatataattcttaaattaaaagaacaaCTAACAGATAAATCGACCAACTTAGAAAATTGtcaagttcaattaaaatctgTTAATTctagtttaattgaaaaagatgaaaatataaaaagatttagtgagaatattaaaaataacacagAACGTCAAAAAACACTTGAGTTGGAATTAGAGAAGAGTaaatctataataataaaacatgaaaaagATATTCAGTTATGTCGTtcagaaaacaacaaattaaataggACATCAGAGAACATTagaaaagaacagaaaaagtttcaattgaaattaacaGAAAGTGAAACTAAGCTAAGTCAATCTGAACttgataaattaaatgccaCAACATGCCTCCCTTTCGGAGATTATTCAGGAGTTCATCAACTCAATGTCTCTGGCATAGGTTTATTCAATGTTTTGTGCGATAGTCAGTTAGCTGGACCTGGATGGATTGTAATACAACAACGAGTTAGGGAATATGAGAATTTCACTAGGGATTGGGCAACGTATCGCAAGGGTTTCGGTTCTTTTGAAAGTGATTTCTTTCTTGGATTAGAGAAAATACATCGTATCACGAGCTTGCAGCGTTTCGaactttacatacatttggttGCACTGAATGGAAGAACCTACAACGCTCGTTATGACGACTTCAAAATATCCGATGAAGATAATGGATATGCACTGAATTTGGGTAAATTCAATGGAACTAATATTGATGATGACATGAGAGACAGtgaaaacatgaaattcacaacattcGATCACGACAACGACGAAGATGATAATCGTAATTGCGCAGTCTGGCATGAAAGTGGCTGGTGGTACAATGATTGTGATATTtg TAGCTTAAATACACCATATCCATTTTGTTGGAACTTTCCAAGTGGGCAATTCATTTTCCTTAAAGAAGTTAAGATGCTAATTCGCCCCACAGAAGAGATGAAGAAGTGA
- the LOC132787488 gene encoding fibrinogen-like protein 1 isoform X2, with protein MDRIKFKGVLFLMVLQILLVATTTGDETYESDQKTVKPLLDIIRQLRNKLEQSETKEKQISELNSDLMEKYYEIVRIHETFMKEAALLNEYKNKVIKGDNDLQLCKNKVDKSESEINSQQNIILKLKEQLTDKSTNLENCQVQLKSVNSSLIEKDENIKRFSENIKNNTERQKTLELELEKSKSIIIKHEKDIQLCRSENNKLNRTSENIRKEQKKFQLKLTESETKLSQSELDKLNATTCLPFGDYSGVHQLNVSGIGLFNVLCDSQLAGPGWIVIQQRVREYENFTRDWATYRKGFGSFESDFFLGLEKIHRITSLQRFELYIHLVALNGRTYNARYDDFKISDEDNGYALNLGKFNGTNIDDDMRDSENMKFTTFDHDNDEDDNRNCAVWHESGWWYNDCDICLNTPYPFCWNFPSGQFIFLKEVKMLIRPTEEMKK; from the exons atggacagaataaaatttaaaggaGTTTTGTTTCTGATGGTCCTTCAAATATTATTGGTGGCTACAACAACTGGAGATGAA ACGTATGAATCAGACCAAAAAACTGTGAAACCGTTGCTCGATATTATTAGACAGCTCAGAAATAAGTTAGAACAAAGTGAAACTAAGGAAAAGCAGATAAGTGAATTAAATTCTGATCTTATggaaaaatattatgaaattgtaAGAATTCATGAAACATTCATGAAGGAGGCAGCTCTATTAAatgagtataaaaacaaagtaatcAAAGGGGACAacgatttgcaattgtgtaaaaataaagttgataaatctgaatctgaaattaattcacaacaaaatataattcttaaattaaaagaacaaCTAACAGATAAATCGACCAACTTAGAAAATTGtcaagttcaattaaaatctgTTAATTctagtttaattgaaaaagatgaaaatataaaaagatttagtgagaatattaaaaataacacagAACGTCAAAAAACACTTGAGTTGGAATTAGAGAAGAGTaaatctataataataaaacatgaaaaagATATTCAGTTATGTCGTtcagaaaacaacaaattaaataggACATCAGAGAACATTagaaaagaacagaaaaagtttcaattgaaattaacaGAAAGTGAAACTAAGCTAAGTCAATCTGAACttgataaattaaatgccaCAACATGCCTCCCTTTCGGAGATTATTCAGGAGTTCATCAACTCAATGTCTCTGGCATAGGTTTATTCAATGTTTTGTGCGATAGTCAGTTAGCTGGACCTGGATGGATTGTAATACAACAACGAGTTAGGGAATATGAGAATTTCACTAGGGATTGGGCAACGTATCGCAAGGGTTTCGGTTCTTTTGAAAGTGATTTCTTTCTTGGATTAGAGAAAATACATCGTATCACGAGCTTGCAGCGTTTCGaactttacatacatttggttGCACTGAATGGAAGAACCTACAACGCTCGTTATGACGACTTCAAAATATCCGATGAAGATAATGGATATGCACTGAATTTGGGTAAATTCAATGGAACTAATATTGATGATGACATGAGAGACAGtgaaaacatgaaattcacaacattcGATCACGACAACGACGAAGATGATAATCGTAATTGCGCAGTCTGGCATGAAAGTGGCTGGTGGTACAATGATTGTGATATTtg CTTAAATACACCATATCCATTTTGTTGGAACTTTCCAAGTGGGCAATTCATTTTCCTTAAAGAAGTTAAGATGCTAATTCGCCCCACAGAAGAGATGAAGAAGTGA